A window from Ignavibacteriota bacterium encodes these proteins:
- the cdd gene encoding cytidine deaminase codes for MNYTELIQIANAAKLKAYAPYSKFRVGAALLSENGEIYTGVNIENSSYGLTNCAERTAIFKAVSEGETKFKTIVITSDAEDFISPCGACRQVMMEISGKNLEVVMTNRDNEIRILTLEELLPYSFNKESLKK; via the coding sequence ATGAATTACACAGAACTTATTCAAATTGCCAATGCGGCAAAATTAAAAGCTTACGCACCATACTCAAAATTTAGAGTTGGTGCTGCACTACTTTCAGAAAATGGAGAAATTTATACTGGAGTTAATATTGAAAATTCTTCATATGGGTTAACAAACTGTGCTGAGAGAACTGCAATATTTAAAGCAGTTTCAGAAGGCGAAACAAAATTCAAGACAATTGTTATTACAAGTGATGCGGAAGATTTTATTTCTCCTTGCGGAGCTTGCAGACAAGTAATGATGGAAATTAGCGGAAAAAATTTAGAAGTCGTTATGACAAATAGAGATAACGAAATTAGAATTTTAACTTTGGAAGAATTATTGCCATACTCATTTAACAAGGAATCACTAAAAAAATGA
- a CDS encoding glycosyltransferase, protein MLFFLVFLFFLFVVVFFEFKSIISKTDFIEFEDLKISIVVSAKNEENNIVSLIQHLTNQNYQKKNYEVIIIDDNSNDSTFIKAINVINDLNNFRICEAENKKYEGKRGALQIGIEKSNFPYILITDADCEPSKNWIKSFSNKFHEEYDFIFGKAPLIQTKSLVNRISCFDNLWAHILTFSFANIGFPYSAASRSFGFKKDSFIKIDGYKNTTKTLSGDDDLLLQEAIKNKMKIGINTEIDSEVFSNTKIFFFDFIKQKSRHTSSSNYYSLKLKIILGVWHLINLFFLFSPLFYWVNSNFIYLFLIKIVTDIFIVISFKKDFSYRFSIFEIFYLQIFYDLFIILNFVLSHFRKDKW, encoded by the coding sequence ATGTTATTCTTCTTAGTCTTTTTATTTTTTTTATTTGTCGTTGTTTTTTTTGAATTCAAATCAATTATATCCAAAACTGATTTTATTGAATTTGAAGATTTAAAAATCAGCATTGTAGTTTCTGCAAAAAATGAAGAAAATAATATTGTATCACTAATTCAGCATTTAACTAATCAAAATTATCAAAAGAAAAATTATGAAGTTATAATAATTGATGATAACTCAAATGATTCAACATTTATAAAAGCAATAAATGTAATTAATGATTTAAATAATTTTAGAATTTGCGAAGCAGAAAATAAAAAGTATGAAGGTAAACGCGGTGCCTTGCAAATTGGAATTGAAAAAAGCAATTTCCCTTATATTCTAATTACCGATGCCGATTGTGAGCCATCAAAAAATTGGATTAAATCTTTTTCAAATAAATTTCATGAAGAATATGATTTTATATTTGGAAAAGCCCCTCTTATCCAAACTAAATCATTAGTAAATAGAATTTCTTGTTTTGATAATTTGTGGGCACATATTTTAACTTTTTCTTTTGCAAATATTGGATTTCCCTATTCTGCTGCATCAAGAAGCTTTGGATTTAAAAAAGATTCTTTTATTAAAATTGATGGATATAAAAATACAACAAAAACTTTAAGCGGCGATGATGATTTACTATTACAAGAAGCAATCAAAAATAAAATGAAGATTGGAATTAATACTGAAATTGATTCTGAAGTTTTTTCAAATACAAAAATATTTTTTTTTGATTTTATAAAACAAAAATCACGACATACTTCATCATCAAATTATTATTCACTAAAATTAAAAATCATTCTTGGTGTTTGGCACTTAATTAATTTATTTTTTTTATTTTCACCATTATTTTATTGGGTTAATTCAAATTTCATCTATTTATTTTTAATAAAAATTGTTACCGATATTTTTATTGTTATATCATTTAAAAAAGATTTTTCATATCGATTTAGTATATTTGAAATTTTTTATCTACAAATATTCTATGATTTATTTATCATTTTAAATTTTGTTCTAAGTCATTTTAGAAAAGATAAATGGTGA
- a CDS encoding thymidine kinase, with amino-acid sequence MEFTPHSNPVNTGWIEVIAGCMFSGKTEELIRRLRRAKIAKLNVIVFKPRIDIRYSKEEIVSHSEQSLSSQVVETPQEILEFSKNAQVVGIDEAQFFSEDLVEVCNKLADSGKRVIVAGLDQDYRGIPFEPIPQLLAHAEYITKTLAICVKCGNPADKTQRTIKTNERVVVGAADSYEARCRKCHYIPSED; translated from the coding sequence ATGGAATTTACTCCTCACTCAAATCCCGTAAATACTGGCTGGATAGAAGTAATTGCCGGTTGTATGTTTAGCGGAAAAACCGAAGAATTAATCAGAAGACTTCGAAGAGCAAAAATAGCAAAATTAAATGTAATAGTATTTAAGCCGAGAATTGATATCCGGTATTCAAAAGAAGAAATTGTTTCGCACAGTGAACAATCACTTTCTTCACAAGTTGTTGAAACTCCACAAGAAATTCTAGAATTTTCTAAGAATGCTCAAGTTGTTGGAATTGACGAAGCCCAATTTTTTAGTGAGGATTTAGTAGAAGTTTGCAATAAACTTGCAGATTCCGGGAAAAGAGTTATAGTTGCCGGACTTGATCAAGATTATAGAGGAATTCCATTTGAACCAATTCCGCAGCTTCTTGCACACGCAGAATATATTACAAAAACTCTAGCAATTTGCGTTAAATGTGGTAATCCCGCTGATAAAACTCAGCGAACAATTAAGACAAATGAAAGAGTTGTTGTTGGCGCTGCTGATAGCTATGAAGCAAGATGCAGAAAATGTCATTATATACCCAGTGAGGATTAA